The following coding sequences lie in one Fusarium poae strain DAOMC 252244 chromosome 1, whole genome shotgun sequence genomic window:
- a CDS encoding hypothetical protein (TransMembrane:6 (o20-38i59-83o89-108i128-150o170-194i206-227o)), whose translation MITLLPPHYKAQEVTRGDLVIASTALGFTIGFGWLTTWKACRQTFQIYRRHGRRVFRNAYIIMVWLELLVCAIFAVICILHLLDVILPSFAFYFTILTTWALQVQFLLQIIVNRCGILLTHTKKAYRLKIVVAVLITAVNISVYCIWIPARLQISQRYIHINEWWDRCEKVIYLIVDACLNLYFIRIVRVNLIIHGLTKYKRLTHFNMFIIGFSLSMDVLIIAMMSLRNTFVYMQFHPLAYTVKLHIEMSMADLIGKIARDKHCGIIAEGTFSSTITDGTYHLEQRFTEDSQTALASQQDAGNISKPRRMFRSYSIRAGEYERELPEP comes from the exons ATGATAACCCTCCTTCCCCCCCACTACAAGGCTCAGGAAGTTACTAGAGGTGATCTGGTCATCGCCTCCACTGCACTGGGCTTTACCATCGGCTTCGGATGGCTCACCACCTGGAAGGCTTGCAGGCAGACGTTCCAGATATACCGGCGCCATGGGAGGCGTGTGTTTCGAAatgcttatattataatggTCTGGTTGGAATTGTTGGTTTGTGCGATATTTGCTGTTATTTGCATTTTGCATCTTCTTGACGTTATACTCCCAAG CTTTGCGTTTTATTTCACTATTC TTACCACATGGGCCCTTCAA GTCCAATTTCTCCTCCAAATTATCGTCAACCGATGTGGCATACTCCTCACCCATACAAAGAAAGCCTACCGTCTCAAAATTGTCGTTGCAGTTCTCATTACCGCCGTCAACATCTCTGTCTATTGTATATGGATTCCCGCCCGACTACAGATATCACAACGATATATCCACATCAACGAGTGGTGGGATCGATGCGAGAAAGTCATATACCTCATCGTCGACGCGTGTCTGAACCTATACTTTATACGCATCGTTCGTGTTAATCTCATCATTCATGGTCTCACAAAGTACAAAAGGTTGACGCATTTCAACATGTTTATTATTGGGTTTTCGTTGAGCATGGATGTGCTCATTATTGCCATGATGAGTTTAAGAAATACTTTTGT ATATATGCAATTCCACCCATTGGCGTATACTGTAAAACTACATATCGAAATGTCCATGGCCGACCTTATAGGCAAGATCGCCCGCGACAAGCACTGTGGTATCATAGCAGAGGGCACATTTTCGAGCACTATTACCGACGGGACATATCATCTTGAACAACGCTTCACTGAAGATAGCCAAACGGCACTTGCAAGTCAACAAGACGCAGGCAATATTTCAAAACCCAGACGGATGTTTCGGTCATATTCGATACGTGCTGGGGAATATGAAAGGGAACTGCCAGAACCTTGA
- a CDS encoding hypothetical protein (TransMembrane:6 (i171-193o269-292i313-331o363-382i394-413o451-471i)) produces MSPRTSGLLDSDDWDEVKSDSSSSDWATSKSYWKPSQAGGKIQQVINKIRGVIHARSRPPLENLRPTAYLDGLRGFAALLVYIHHHELWAHGIPELNKPFENAFGYEGKYYFAAFPGIRHFFTGGHYAVSTFFIISGYVLSLKPISLIQAGEYVQLGDVIASSFFRRWIRLYLPIIMAMVIYITYLHVFGVWVRIMTKQKNWYDEMWAFYYEFKNFSFVFKEGGEPWLSYNKHLWSIPIEFKGSVVVFTAQMAFSRCSRNARLWCELGLIFYFMYIADGSFNAMFMSGMLLCDLDGLAKKGDLPRWMARLEPMKDFIFYHLLVFSLFLGGVPSENSNVEQLAKNRGFYYLSWFKPQAVYDYKWFYLFYAAVFLVASIPRIFWLKSFFETRFCQYLGHISFALYLCHGPILWVVGERLYMAAGWQNDDMMKNIPHWANKMPLSTKGPTGLELAFLLPQLILVPLTFGLADLVTRALDTPSVKFAAWLYKKALGDPIGKQARH; encoded by the coding sequence ATGTCGCCTCGAACAAGTGGCCTTCTTGACAGCGATGACTGGGATGAAGTAAAGTCAGACTCGTCCTCATCAGACTGGGCCACCAGCAAAAGTTACTGGAAGCCATCTCAAGCAGGTGGAAAGATACAGCAAGTTATCAACAAAATCAGAGGCGTTATCCATGCTCGTTCAAGACCTCCTCTGGAGAATCTCCGTCCAACAGCTTACTTGGATGGTCTTCGTGGTTTCGCAGCTCTTTTGGTGTACATCCACCACCACGAACTTTGGGCTCATGGTATTCCTGAGCTAAACAAGCCCTTTGAGAATGCGTTTGGATACGAGGGAAAATACTATTTTGCGGCGTTTCCTGGCATACGACACTTCTTCACCGGTGGTCACTATGCCGTATCAACGTTTTTCATCATCTCAGGCTACGTGCTTTCTCTCAAGCCGATAAGCCTCATACAAGCAGGAGAGTACGTTCAGTTAGGCGATGTCATCGCCTCGTCCTTTTTTAGAAGATGGATTCGTCTTTATCTGCCGATCATCATGGCCATGGTTATCTACATCACGTATTTACACGTCTTTGGCGTGTGGGTGCGTATCATGACGAAGCAGAAAAACTGGTACGATGAGATGTGGGCGTTTTACTACGAGTTCAAAAACTTCAGCTTCGTTTTCAAAGAAGGTGGAGAACCGTGGTTGTCATACAACAAACACCTTTGGTCTATACCCATAGAGTTCAAAGGCTCGGTAGTTGTTTTCACCGCCCAGATGGCATTTTCTCGATGTTCGAGAAATGCTCGTCTCTGGTGTGAGCTTGGACTCATTTTCTACTTTATGTACATTGCCGATGGATCTTTCAACGCCATGTTCATGTCAGGCATGCTTCTTTGCGACCTGGACGGCCTTGCAAAGAAGGGCGATCTCCCTCGATGGATGGCACGTCTTGAGCCGATGAAAGACTTTATCTTTTATCACCTCCTTGTtttcagcctcttccttggaGGCGTACCTTCTGAGAATAGCAATGTTGAGCAACTCGCCAAGAACAGAGGTTTCTACTACCTTTCGTGGTTCAAGCCACAAGCTGTTTACGATTACAAGTGGTTCTACTTGTTTTACGCGGCTGTTTTCCTGGTAGCTTCGATCCCTCGAATCTTTTGGCTGAAGAGCTTTTTCGAGACCAGGTTCTGCCAGTATTTGGGCCATATTTCGTTCGCTTTATATCTCTGCCACGGTCCGATTCTCTGGGTTGTGGGCGAACGGTTATACATGGCTGCAGGATGGCAGAACGACGACATGATGAAGAATATTCCTCACTGGGCGAACAAAATGCCCCTGTCAACGAAGGGACCAACGGGATTGGAGTTGGCGTTCTTGCTGCCTCAGCTGATCCTTGTGCCTCTGACATTCGGATTAGCCGACTTGGTGACGAGGGCTCTTGATACGCCCAGTGTCAAATTTGCAGCATGGTTATACAAGAAGGCCTTGGGAGATCCAATTGGCAAACAGGCTAGACATTGA
- a CDS encoding hypothetical protein (TransMembrane:1 (i9-28o)), which translates to MLIRDSRKLLLFVVPVVFFIIVALKLYLDPAGAQDWVPSQLKKSSKTEEVLSDQESTHASESQPTPEVYPEPTKQDESPFGKGVIPQDISSTHNELFSLSTKNKKFFEIEFEGFTALNPNIIPHPTLDNTWIVVAQWLQEGGNSLWFAELVCNAAFRNDVLTCITHAVTLPVTPTVGGDNCQGDLSYFRMSMGPHDGRVFYGPKKPYTTYGTNSLFTCLGQFVQDFRTLVSWPGDMANLSEFRVGTELQRPQPWRPMEKNFFLFWDSSGTMYTHYDIAPKRVFAQMNFDGSAGPDLAPDAAGDEQCMAKYIPKLTNDLESIHQTTNSLLITMCRRDEPMCVPNDENTFIMVIYQHKSYFDYHAVYEPYVMLFKQRAPFEIHALSKKPIWIHGRKQYPVKSTSDMFYVTSMSWKSKEQKYHGFIGDEMFLGFGIEDTRTGGIDIRAEDLVKDMGLCFEG; encoded by the coding sequence ATGCTCATCCGAGATTCGCGGAAGCTTCTGCTCTTTGTTGTCCCGGTCGTGTTTTTCATCATCGTTGCTCTAAAACTCTATCTTGACCCCGCTGGCGCTCAAGACTGGGTTCCTTCTCAGCTCAAAAAGTCATCAAAGACTGAAGAGGTTCTCTCTGACCAAGAGTCAACACATGCATCAGAGTCTCAGCCAACACCCGAGGTATATCCAGAGCCTACTAAGCAAGACGAGAGTCCATTCGGAAAGGGTGTCATTCCTCAAGATATAAGCTCAACGCACAATGAACTCTTCTCGCTATCTACaaagaataaaaaattcTTTGAGATAGAGTtcgaaggcttcactgcgcTCAATCCAAACATCATCCCGCATCCAACACTCGACAATACATGGATCGTCGTGGCCCAATGGCTACAAGAAGGTGGCAACTCACTCTGGTTTGCAGAGCTTGTGTGCAATGCTGCTTTTAGAAATGATGTTCTCACATGTATTACACACGCAGTAACGCTACCAGTCACTCCTACTGTAGGAGGTGATAACTGTCAAGGCGACTTGTCATATTTCCGTATGAGCATGGGCCCTCACGATGGACGCGTTTTCTATGGCCCCAAGAAGCCCTACACTACGTATGGCACAAACTCGTTGTTCACCTGCCTGGGTCAGTTTGTGCAAGACTTTCGCACGCTCGTCAGCTGGCCAGGCGACATGGCCAACCTCAGCGAGTTCAGAGTAGGCACTGAACTCCAAAGGCCACAGCCATGGAGACCTATGGAGAAGAACTTTTTTCTGTTCTGGGACTCTAGTGGCACTATGTATACTCATTATGACATTGCACCCAAGAGAGTGTTTGCTCAAATGAATTTCGATGGCTCTGCTGGCCCTGACCTTGCTCCTGATGCAGCGGGCGATGAGCAATGCATGGCCAAATATATTCCCAAACTCACAAATGATCTTGAGTCTATCCATCAGACAACCAACTCCCTCTTGATCACAATGTGTCGTCGAGACGAACCAATGTGCGTGCCGAATGATGAAAATACTTTCATTATGGTCATATACCAGCACAAGTCCTACTTTGACTACCACGCCGTATATGAGCCATACGTCATGCTCTTTAAACAACGGGCTCCTTTTGAAATCCATGCTCTGTCCAAGAAACCAATATGGATTCATGGTCGGAAACAGTATCCGGTAAAGTCGACTTCGGATATGTTTTATGTTACTTCAATGAGCTGGAAGAGTAAAGAGCAAAAGTACCACGGGTTTATTGGTGATGAGATGTTTCTAGGGTTCGGTATTGAAGATACGAGGACGGGAGGTATCGATATCCGGGCTGAAGACTTGGTAAAGGATATGGGGTTGTGCTTCGAAGGTTAG
- a CDS encoding hypothetical protein (BUSCO:13603at5125) has translation MSSSEQKPVIIVGAGLAGLVAAFELSEQNIPVLLLDQENEQNLGGQAFWSLGGVFMVDSSYQRRMGIKDSRELAMRDWFGSARFDREEEDYWPRKWAKAFVDFATDEMEDYVKARGLGFLYNVGWAERGDGSATGHGNSVPRFHVSWGTGPEVVRVFADPVKKAAEKGIVTFKFRHAVDELIVDDAGRAVGVRGRILEDDDAGRGIKSSRVEKDKFEIYGSAVVVSSGGIGGNVDAVKAAWPVDRLGPKIPENFVVGVPAHVDGRMIGISESAGAHVINRDRMWHYTEGLQNWNPIWPGHGIRVLPAPSSLWLDATGKRLPPFLYPGSDTLATLKYICSTGYDYTWFILDQSIIAREFALSGSEQNPDVTGKSIWMLLTRVFGKKGTVPVQNFQKHGKDFVVRDNLEDLVAGMNELAKARNGPLLEYDDVKEVVEARDSQMDNPYCKDAQAMLIHNARTYWPDRRSRVAPPHRLLDKAHGPLIAVQMNLLTRKTLGGIETNLDSNVMRADGTPFPGLYAAGEVAGFGGGGVHGYSSLEGTFVGGCIFSGRAAGRALVREILGEDVYGDGGGTKPVSSRL, from the coding sequence ATGTCTTCTTCAGAGCAGAAACCAGTCATTATTGTCGGCGCTGGTTTGGCTGGCCTCGTCGCAGCCTTTGAATTGTCAGAACAGAACATCCCAGTCCTTCTCCTGGATCAAGAAAATGAGCAAAACCTTGGCGGCCAGGCCTTTTGGTCGCTTGGTGGTGTTTTTATGGTCGATTCGTCTTACCAGCGCAGAATGGGAATCAAAGACTCTCGAGAGCTGGCCATGAGAGACTGGTTCGGTTCAGCGAGGTTCgatcgggaagaagaagattacTGGCCGAGGAAGTGGGCCAAAGCTTTTGTCGACTTTGCAACAGATGAGATGGAAGATTATGTCAAAGCTCGTGGTCTGGGCTTCTTGTATAATGTTGGCTGGGCTGAGAGGGGAGACGGTTCTGCCACCGGCCATGGAAACTCTGTTCCCAGGTTCCATGTCAGCTGGGGTACAGGACCAGAGGTTGTCAGGGTCTTTGCGGATCCCGTCAAGAAAGCCGCCGAAAAGGGCATTGTGACATTCAAGTTCAGACACGCTGTCGATGAGTTGATAGTCGACGATGCCGGTCGAGCTGTGGGGGTCAGAGGGCGCATTctcgaagacgacgatgctGGTCGTGGCATCAAATCGTCGCGCGTTGAAAAAGACAAGTTTGAAATTTACGGCTCGGCTGTTGTTGTTTCTTCGGGTGGTATTGGAGGCAACGTTGATGCTGTCAAAGCAGCATGGCCTGTTGACAGATTGGGTCCCAAGATACCAGAGAACTTTGTCGTCGGTGTCCCTGCACATGTCGACGGACGAATGATTGGTATTTCAGAATCCGCCGGCGCACACGTTATCAACCGCGATCGTATGTGGCATTACACTGAAGGCCTTCAGAACTGGAACCCAATCTGGCCTGGTCACGGTATCCGAGTCCTCCCAGCTCCTTCGTCGCTTTGGCTCGATGCTACTGGCAAGCGACTACCGCCGTTCCTCTACCCAGGCTCGGATACTTTGGCAACACTCAAGTATATTTGCAGCACAGGGTACGATTACACCTGGTTCATCCTCGATCAGAGCATCATAGCTCGCGAATTCGCCCTTTCTGGCTCGGAACAGAACCCAGATGTGACTGGAAAGAGTATCTGGATGCTTCTCACTCGCGTCTTTGGCAAGAAAGGCACGGTCCCTGTTCAAAACTTCCAAAAGCACGGTAAAGACTTTGTCGTCCGCGATAATCTGGAGGATCTAGTTGCTGGCATGAATGAGCTGGCTAAAGCACGCAATGGGCCTTTGCTGGAATACGATGATGTGAAGGAGGTGGTCGAAGCGAGAGACAGCCAAATGGACAACCCCTACTGCAAAGACGCCCAAGCCATGCTTATCCACAACGCAAGGACATATTGGCCCGACCGTCGTAGCCGTGTTGCACCGCCACATcgtcttctcgacaaggctCACGGGCCGTTGATTGCCGTGCAGATGAACCTTCTCACACGAAAGACTCTCGGTGGTATCGAGACAAATTTGGATAGCAACGTTATGAGGGCCGATGGTACCCCGTTCCCGGGGCTTTATGCTGCTGGTGAAGTAGCTGGGTtcggaggtggtggtgttcATGGGTATAGTTCACTCGAGGGAACATTTGTAGGAGGTTGCATCTTTTCAGGACGGGCTGCGGGTAGAGCACTTGTTCGTGAGATCTTGGGAGAGGATGTCTATGGAGATGGGGGAGGTACAAAGCCCGTGAGCTCTCGACTTTGA
- a CDS encoding hypothetical protein (SECRETED:SignalP(1-20)~TransMembrane:1 (n4-15c20/21o183-207i)), whose translation MHALLPLTVLLSSLATRAAAATSFITPGGSGTTGWKNNPSYDVDESMNVEWETDLDETNLLLWQDYPSAGGGTQFFLGLKENSTSTSFIWQVSFNGFSTEVKDGEDAVFHFSLFKSGTNDIYANSQAFNVTVPRDATTSAASSTVEPSPTPTRDATETTTDAATESTTEAASDSEDKGLSTGAVAGIAVGATLGGIAVLAGIGFLLWKRSRKGSGAAAGGYAPPSEMPTGPQHQPVQEYYKAPEQNAPAEMAGQPWVHPPQQGYGQGPGGLHEAP comes from the exons ATGCACGCCCTGTTGCCGCTCACCGTTCTGCTGAGCAGCCTCGCCACCagggctgctgctgctaccTCCTTCATCACCCCCGGAGGATCTGGAACCACAGGATGGAAGAACAACCCATCTTACGATGTCGATGAGAGCATGAATGTAGAGTGGGAGACCGACCTCGACGAGACAAACCTTCTTCTGTGGCAGGACTATCCTTCTGCTGGCGGTGGCACCCAGTTCTTTCTGGGTCTGAAAG AAAACTCAACATCGACCAGCTTCATATGGCAAGTCAGCTTCAACGGCTTCTCCACCGAAGTCAAAGACGGTGAAGACGCTGTCTTCCACTTCTCCCTCTTCAAGTCCGGCACCAACGACATCTACGCCAACAGCCAAGCCTTCAACGTTACAGTTCCTCGCGACGCAACAACAAGCGCGGCCTCTTCCACCGTCGAGCCTAGCCCTACGCCCACCCGCGACGCTACCGAAACAACAACAGACGCCGCCACCGAGTCAACAACAGAAGCTGCTTCTGACTCGGAGGACAAGGGTCTTTCTACCGGAGCTGTCGCTGGTATCGCCGTTGGCGCCACCCTCGGAGGTATCGCTGTTCTTGCTGGCATCGGCTTCCTTCTCTGGAAACGCTCACGCAAGGGATCTGGTGCTGCGGCAGGAGGATATGCGCCTCCCAGTGAAATGCCTACTGGACCTCAGCATCAGCCCGTGCAGGAATACTACAAGGCTCCTGAGCAGAATGCGCCAGCTGAAATGGCTGGCCAGCCATGGGTTCACCCTCCTCAACAAGGCTATGGCCAAGGACCCGGTGGTCTCCATGAGGCGCCTTAA
- a CDS encoding hypothetical protein (TransMembrane:1 (i61-83o)~CAZy:GT32) has protein sequence MASGPRRNIPSNLHIPPPTTVEWTVANKSKSKMGSPLGSPTLAASTAKFRNRVPAQMQRCLPLYICCVILLFIILNFDIFYSIPSPITAFRTEKAPLVTRTRFSSFPQKIWQTWKVDPLNFEDRDLITSRTWVNKNPGMRYEVLTDDNELAFVEEHFGAGSQINRPDIVKFYKSINLHIIKADLLRYMIMYAQGGVYADIDVEALRPVHRFIPERYDERDIDLIVGVEIDQPEFSDHPILGKKSKSFCQWTIIAKPHQPVMLNLIEHIMAWLKDESKKQKVSLGDIELTFDQVISGTGPSAFTGALLEQMNHHHKGGKVTWDLFHNIDESKVVGRVLVLNVEAFCAGQGHSDSGNHDSRGALVKHHYHASNWPSKHPRYSHPAYGQVEDCNWNAECVRLWDENVAEYETLSEEEKQAKIEQAKKPDIGI, from the coding sequence ATGGCGAGTGGCCCTCGACGAAATATCCCATCTAACCTACATATCCCTCCTCCCACCACCGTCGAGTGGACCGTTGCCAACAAGTCCAAGTCAAAGATGGGCTCTCCTCTGGGCTCGCCAACATTGGCAGCGTCGACAGCCAAATTCCGAAACAGAGTCCCAGCTCAGATGCAAAGATGCCTACCGTTGTATATCTGCTGCGTCATTCTGCTCTTCATCATTCTCAACTTCGACATCTTTTACTCCATACCCAGCCCGATCACAGCCTTTCGAACAGAGAAGGCACCTCTCGTGACGAGAACGCGCTTCAGCTCGTTCCCACAAAAAATCTGGCAGACATGGAAGGTCGATCCCCTCAACTTTGAGGACCGCGACCTCATCACGTCGCGGACATGGGTTAACAAGAACCCTGGGATGCGGTACGAGGTTCTTACGGACGATAATGAGCTTGCTTTTGTAGAAGAGCATTTTGGTGCGGGGAGTCAAATAAATCGACCTGATATCGTCAAGTTTTATAAGAGCATCAACTTGCACATTATCAAGGCTGATTTGCTGCGATACATGATCATGTATGCCCAAGGTGGTGTCTACGCAGACATTGATGTCGAAGCGTTGAGGCCAGTGCATCGATTCATCCCAGAGCGCTATGATGAACGAGATATTGACTTGATCGTCGGCGTCGAGATTGATCAGCCCGAGTTCAGCGACCATCCGATTCTAGGCAAAAAGTCAAAGTCTTTTTGTCAATGGACCATCATCGCAAAGCCTCACCAGCCTGTCATGCTGAATCTCATTGAGCACATTATGGCCTGGCTCAAGGACGAGTCCAAGAAGCAAAAGGTTTCTTTGGGGGATATTGAGCTCACATTTGATCAAGTCATTAGCGGCACCGGTCCTTCTGCTTTCACAGGAGCCCTTCTGGAACAGAtgaaccaccaccacaagGGTGGTAAAGTGACATGGGACCTGTTCCACAACATAGACGAGTCAAAAGTCGTCGGCAgagttctcgttctcaacgTTGAAGCCTTTTGTGCCGGACAAGGTCATTCAGACTCTGGCAACCATGATTCCCGCGGTGCTTTGGTAAAACACCACTACCACGCATCCAACTGGCCGAGTAAGCATCCCCGCTATAGCCATCCAGCATACGGACAAGTTGAAGACTGCAATTGGAATGCCGAGTGTGTGAGGTTATGGGATGAGAATGTTGCCGAGTACGAGACGTTGTCTGAGGAGGAAAAGCAGGCCAAGATAGAGCAGGCTAAAAAGCCTGATATCGGGATCTGA